The following proteins come from a genomic window of Astatotilapia calliptera chromosome 11, fAstCal1.2, whole genome shotgun sequence:
- the snx27b gene encoding sorting nexin-27b isoform X1: MADVAGQEICSPVPPSPHPSSRNGSGSGNVTPGTGGSCQTATTVTSGPRLVRIVKSDSGYGFNVRGQVSEGGQLRSINGELYAPLQHVSAVLPGGAADRAGISKGDRILEVNGVNVEGATHKQVVDLIRAGERELVLAVLSVPPQEADCLDPGDDGSAQSCYDYSDKQAVPISVPSYKHIELNHEKFVVYNVYMAGRQLCSKRYREFVILHQNLKREFANFTFPKLPGKWPFSLSEQQLDARRRGLEEYLEKVCSVRVIGESDIMQEFLSESDENYNGVSDVELRIAMPDKTTLTVRVRKNSTTDQVYQAVVMKLEMDSVTASYFALFEVINHTFVRKLAPNEFPHKLYVQNYTSAIPGTCLTLRKWLFTTEEEILLNDNQLAVNYFFHQAVDDVKKGFIKVEQKSYQLQKLAEQKKMSMYLSLLRTCEGYNEIIFPHCSCDSRRKGHVITAISIHHFKLHACTEEGTLENQVIAFDWGEMQRWDTDEEGMAFCFEYARGEKKPRWVKIFTPNFNYMHECFERVFCELKWRKEVEEEATDKDNKNCSKDEYFPAAEAQKGWGHLGREIVTS, translated from the exons ATGGCGGACGTAGCGGGGCAAGAAATTTGTTCCCCGGTCCCTCCGTCACCTCACCCTTCTTCTCGTAACGGCTCCGGCAGCGGTAACGTTACACCGGGCACCGGCGGCAGCTGCCAGACCGCAACCACCGTTACTTCAGGCCCGCGGCTGGTTCGGATAGTGAAGTCTGACTCCGGCTATGGGTTCAACGTTCGGGGGCAAGTAAGTGAAGGAGGGCAATTACGGAGCATCAACGGAGAACTGTACGCCCCACTGCAGCATGTTAGTGCGGTCCTTCCGGGGGGTGCCGCCGACAGAGCCGGCATTTCGAAAGGGGACCGGATTCTTGAGGT CAATGGGGTGAACGTAGAAGGAGCAACACACAAGCAGGTGGTTGATCTGATCCGGGCCGGTGAGCGAGAGCTGGTGCTGGCCGTGCTGTCCGTTCCTCCCCAGGAGGCCGACTGCCTGGATCCCGGAGACGACGGGTCGGCCCAGTCCTGTTACGACTACTCCGACAAGCAGGCAGTGCCCATCTCTGTTCCCAGCTACAAACACATTGAACTCAACCATGAAAAGTTTGTG GTGTATAATGTGTACATGGCAGGCAGACAGCTGTGCTCCAAGCGTTACCGGGAGTTTGTGATTCTACACCAAAACCTGAAGAGGGAGTTTGCTAACTTTACTTTCCCCAAGCTGCCTGGAAAATGGCCTTTTTCCCTTTCAGAGCAACAGCTGGACGCACGACGCAGAGGCCTGGAGGAATATCTAGAGAAAG TGTGCTCTGTCCGAGTCATTGGAGAAAGTGACATCATGCAAGAGTTCCTGTCTGAATCAGatgag AATTATAACGGTGTGTCGGATGTGGAGTTGAGAATAGCGATGCCAGATAAAACCACACTCACTGTCAGAGTTCGCAAAAATTCAACTACAGACCAGGTCTATCAG GCTGTTGTTATGAAGCTAGAGATGGACAGTGTAACAGCCAGCTACTTTGCTCTGTTTGAGGTCATCAACCACACCTTTG tACGTAAGCTTGCCCCCAATGAGTTCCCCCACAAACTGTATGTACAGAACTATACCTCAGCGATCCCAGGAACCTGTCTCACCCTACGCAAGTGGCTCTTCACCACAGAAGAGGAGATTTTGCTTAATGACAACCAGCTCGCTGTCAACTATTTCTTTCACCAG GCTGTGGATGATGTGAAGAAAGGCTTCATTAAAGTTGAGCAGAAGTCTTATCAGCTCCAAAAGCTGGCCGAGCAGAAGAAGATGTCCATG tacttGAGTTTATTGCGAACTTGCGAAGGCTACAACGAGATCATATTCCCCCACTGTTCCTGCGACTCTCGACGTAAAGGCCACGTGATCACGGCCATCAGTATTCACCACTTCAAGCTGCACGCCTGCACAGAGGAGGGGACGCTTGAG AATCAGGTGATTGCATTTGACTGGGGGGAGATGCAGAGGTGGGACACGGATGAAGAGGGCATGGCCTTCTGCTTTGAATATGCACGAGGAGAGAAGAAGCCACGCTGGGTCAAGATATTTACTCCTAAT TTTAACTACATGCATGAGTGCTTTGAGAGAGTCTTCTGTGAGCTGAAATGGAGGAAGGAG GTGGAAGAGGAGGCTACAGACAAGGACAATAAGAACTGCAGTAAAGATG AATATTTTCCAGCTGCTGAGGCACAGAAGGGATGGGGGCACCTAGGAAGGGAGATCGTTACCTCGTAA
- the s100a10b gene encoding protein S100-A10b — protein sequence MTDLEKSMDSMITVFNKYAHDGKHGKALTKKELRKLIEAELPNFLKTQKNANSVDHIMKDLDQNKDDVLDFEEFMPFIAGLTMACEKYCSMSAKKK from the exons ATGACTGACTTGGAGAAATCCATGGATTCCATGATAACCGTGTTCAACAAGTATGCCCATGATGGCAAACACGGAAAGGCCTTAACCAAGAAAGAACTAAGAAAACTAATTGAGGCTGAGCTTCCCAACTTTCTGAAA ACCCAGAAGAATGCCAACTCCGTGGACCATATCATGAAGGATCTGGACCAGAACAAAGATGATGTCTTGGACTTTGAAGAATTTATGCCATTCATCGCCGGCCTCACAATGGCCTGTGAAAAATATTGCTCCATGTCTGCtaaaaagaagtga
- the snx27b gene encoding sorting nexin-27b isoform X2 — MADVAGQEICSPVPPSPHPSSRNGSGSGNVTPGTGGSCQTATTVTSGPRLVRIVKSDSGYGFNVRGQVSEGGQLRSINGELYAPLQHVSAVLPGGAADRAGISKGDRILEVNGVNVEGATHKQVVDLIRAGERELVLAVLSVPPQEADCLDPGDDGSAQSCYDYSDKQAVPISVPSYKHIELNHEKFVVYNVYMAGRQLCSKRYREFVILHQNLKREFANFTFPKLPGKWPFSLSEQQLDARRRGLEEYLEKVCSVRVIGESDIMQEFLSESDENYNGVSDVELRIAMPDKTTLTVRVRKNSTTDQVYQAVVMKLEMDSVTASYFALFEVINHTFVRKLAPNEFPHKLYVQNYTSAIPGTCLTLRKWLFTTEEEILLNDNQLAVNYFFHQAVDDVKKGFIKVEQKSYQLQKLAEQKKMSMYLSLLRTCEGYNEIIFPHCSCDSRRKGHVITAISIHHFKLHACTEEGTLENQVIAFDWGEMQRWDTDEEGMAFCFEYARGEKKPRWVKIFTPNFNYMHECFERVFCELKWRKEVEEEATDKDNKNCSKDGMCGKNIFQLLRHRRDGGT; from the exons ATGGCGGACGTAGCGGGGCAAGAAATTTGTTCCCCGGTCCCTCCGTCACCTCACCCTTCTTCTCGTAACGGCTCCGGCAGCGGTAACGTTACACCGGGCACCGGCGGCAGCTGCCAGACCGCAACCACCGTTACTTCAGGCCCGCGGCTGGTTCGGATAGTGAAGTCTGACTCCGGCTATGGGTTCAACGTTCGGGGGCAAGTAAGTGAAGGAGGGCAATTACGGAGCATCAACGGAGAACTGTACGCCCCACTGCAGCATGTTAGTGCGGTCCTTCCGGGGGGTGCCGCCGACAGAGCCGGCATTTCGAAAGGGGACCGGATTCTTGAGGT CAATGGGGTGAACGTAGAAGGAGCAACACACAAGCAGGTGGTTGATCTGATCCGGGCCGGTGAGCGAGAGCTGGTGCTGGCCGTGCTGTCCGTTCCTCCCCAGGAGGCCGACTGCCTGGATCCCGGAGACGACGGGTCGGCCCAGTCCTGTTACGACTACTCCGACAAGCAGGCAGTGCCCATCTCTGTTCCCAGCTACAAACACATTGAACTCAACCATGAAAAGTTTGTG GTGTATAATGTGTACATGGCAGGCAGACAGCTGTGCTCCAAGCGTTACCGGGAGTTTGTGATTCTACACCAAAACCTGAAGAGGGAGTTTGCTAACTTTACTTTCCCCAAGCTGCCTGGAAAATGGCCTTTTTCCCTTTCAGAGCAACAGCTGGACGCACGACGCAGAGGCCTGGAGGAATATCTAGAGAAAG TGTGCTCTGTCCGAGTCATTGGAGAAAGTGACATCATGCAAGAGTTCCTGTCTGAATCAGatgag AATTATAACGGTGTGTCGGATGTGGAGTTGAGAATAGCGATGCCAGATAAAACCACACTCACTGTCAGAGTTCGCAAAAATTCAACTACAGACCAGGTCTATCAG GCTGTTGTTATGAAGCTAGAGATGGACAGTGTAACAGCCAGCTACTTTGCTCTGTTTGAGGTCATCAACCACACCTTTG tACGTAAGCTTGCCCCCAATGAGTTCCCCCACAAACTGTATGTACAGAACTATACCTCAGCGATCCCAGGAACCTGTCTCACCCTACGCAAGTGGCTCTTCACCACAGAAGAGGAGATTTTGCTTAATGACAACCAGCTCGCTGTCAACTATTTCTTTCACCAG GCTGTGGATGATGTGAAGAAAGGCTTCATTAAAGTTGAGCAGAAGTCTTATCAGCTCCAAAAGCTGGCCGAGCAGAAGAAGATGTCCATG tacttGAGTTTATTGCGAACTTGCGAAGGCTACAACGAGATCATATTCCCCCACTGTTCCTGCGACTCTCGACGTAAAGGCCACGTGATCACGGCCATCAGTATTCACCACTTCAAGCTGCACGCCTGCACAGAGGAGGGGACGCTTGAG AATCAGGTGATTGCATTTGACTGGGGGGAGATGCAGAGGTGGGACACGGATGAAGAGGGCATGGCCTTCTGCTTTGAATATGCACGAGGAGAGAAGAAGCCACGCTGGGTCAAGATATTTACTCCTAAT TTTAACTACATGCATGAGTGCTTTGAGAGAGTCTTCTGTGAGCTGAAATGGAGGAAGGAG GTGGAAGAGGAGGCTACAGACAAGGACAATAAGAACTGCAGTAAAGATGGTATGTGTGGCAAG AATATTTTCCAGCTGCTGAGGCACAGAAGGGATGGGGGCACCTAG
- the s100w gene encoding S100 calcium binding protein W gives MARLDQVIPNIVDIFMQYADDGEGKKCQLNKEELQKMLEEQIQSPDLKDQINAGDIEEAMQLLDKNHDGEVNFREFCRCICVLAKCYYQKKRGRGGKRGKGKDDKDECDQED, from the exons ATGGCACGGCTCGACCAGGTCATTCCAAACATTGTGGATATATTTATGCAGTATGCTGATGATGGTGAAGGCAAAAAATGCCAGCTAAACAAAGAAGAGCTCCAGAAAATGTTGGAGGAACAAATTCAAAGCCCCGATCTGAAG GATCAAATTAATGCAGGTGATATTGAGGAAGCCATGCAGTTGCTGGACAAAAACCATGATGGCGAGGTCAACTTCCGTGAATTTTGCCGGTGTATTTGTGTCCTTGCCAAATGCTACTACCAGAAAAAGAGAGGCAGGGGTGGGAAGAGAGGCAAGGGGAAAGATGACAAAGACGAGTGCGATCAAGAAGACTGA